The following are encoded together in the Bradyrhizobium algeriense genome:
- a CDS encoding ABC transporter substrate-binding protein: MTRLSFSVGVAALFVIATAQAAELPESIKQAGTLRLTVNSTYAPMEYRDPTTNQLVGLDIDLANELAKRLGVKIVWSETPFAELIPSLQTKRADFIISGISDRGSRRETADFIDYLATGPQFFVLTENAAKSPIDLCGKKVGTTRSTSFPVEIEKWSKQNCEANGKPAVQYVPGENSIDVRNQLKQGRIDAAVQGSETLPYAQGQEAGKYRILGEPFSTGYQGIMFRKDDAALREVVTEHLAAMMADGSYKAILDKYGLGANAVAQPMMNASTQ, translated from the coding sequence ATGACACGCCTCTCGTTCTCCGTTGGGGTCGCCGCGCTCTTCGTCATTGCAACGGCACAAGCCGCCGAATTGCCGGAATCGATCAAGCAGGCGGGCACTTTACGGCTGACGGTCAACTCGACCTACGCCCCCATGGAATATCGCGATCCCACCACAAACCAGCTCGTCGGGCTCGATATCGATCTCGCCAACGAACTCGCCAAGCGGCTGGGCGTGAAGATCGTCTGGAGCGAAACGCCGTTCGCCGAACTCATTCCCTCATTGCAGACCAAGCGCGCGGATTTCATCATCAGCGGCATTTCGGACCGCGGTTCGCGACGCGAGACCGCCGATTTCATCGACTATCTGGCGACAGGTCCGCAGTTCTTCGTCCTGACGGAAAATGCGGCGAAGTCTCCCATCGATCTCTGCGGCAAGAAGGTCGGGACGACGCGCAGCACCAGTTTCCCGGTCGAGATCGAGAAATGGAGCAAGCAGAATTGCGAGGCGAACGGCAAGCCCGCCGTGCAATATGTTCCGGGCGAAAACAGCATCGATGTCCGCAACCAGCTCAAGCAGGGCCGTATCGACGCCGCGGTGCAGGGCAGCGAAACGTTGCCTTACGCCCAAGGGCAGGAGGCCGGCAAATACCGCATTTTGGGTGAACCGTTCTCCACCGGCTATCAGGGCATCATGTTCCGGAAGGACGATGCAGCGCTGCGCGAAGTGGTGACGGAACATCTCGCAGCGATGATGGCTGACGGTTCCTACAAGGCCATTCTCGATAAATATGGATTGGGCGCGAACGCCGTGGCCCAACCGATGATGAATGCGTCCACGCAATGA
- a CDS encoding N-carbamoyl-D-amino-acid hydrolase, which translates to MLVRVLRAAAAQMGPTQKADSREHTLGRMLALLEEAAARGATLVVFPELAFTTFFPRWLIEGDALDHYFERGMPNPAVQPLFDRARALGIGFYVGYAELTSGGQRFNCSILVDRDGEVLGRYRKVHLPGSVEPRAGAAYQQLEKRYFEYGDLGFPAFRAGPDWSHAIMGMMICNDRRWPEAWRVLGLQGVELVCVGYNSAAYDPNGGVSEDAALRTFHSKLVTQANAYMNATWAIAVAKAGSEDGSGLIGGSCIVDPNGRIVAEAQTLVDEIVVADLDLDLCRQGKDKMFNFAAHRRPEQYTVITERAGVIEPATLDAVKHQAASRGAGRRS; encoded by the coding sequence ATGTTGGTTCGAGTTCTCCGCGCCGCCGCCGCTCAGATGGGGCCGACGCAAAAAGCGGACTCGCGAGAGCATACGCTTGGCCGGATGTTGGCGTTGCTGGAGGAGGCGGCTGCGCGCGGCGCAACACTGGTCGTTTTTCCGGAACTGGCGTTCACGACCTTCTTCCCGCGATGGCTTATCGAGGGCGACGCACTCGATCATTACTTCGAGCGTGGCATGCCAAATCCGGCCGTGCAGCCCTTGTTCGACCGCGCCCGGGCGCTCGGCATCGGCTTCTACGTCGGGTATGCCGAACTGACATCGGGCGGTCAGCGCTTCAACTGTTCGATCCTGGTCGATCGTGACGGAGAAGTTCTCGGGCGCTATCGCAAGGTGCATTTGCCGGGCTCGGTCGAGCCGCGTGCCGGCGCAGCCTATCAGCAGCTTGAAAAGCGTTATTTCGAGTATGGCGATCTGGGATTTCCTGCCTTTCGGGCGGGACCGGACTGGAGCCACGCAATCATGGGGATGATGATCTGCAACGATCGCCGCTGGCCGGAAGCCTGGCGCGTGCTGGGCCTGCAGGGCGTCGAACTGGTTTGCGTCGGCTACAACTCCGCCGCTTACGATCCAAACGGCGGTGTCTCCGAAGACGCGGCGCTGCGCACCTTCCATTCCAAGCTCGTAACGCAAGCCAACGCCTACATGAACGCCACCTGGGCGATCGCGGTCGCCAAGGCGGGGAGCGAGGATGGCTCCGGGCTGATCGGTGGCTCCTGCATCGTGGATCCCAACGGCCGGATCGTCGCCGAAGCGCAAACGCTCGTGGACGAAATTGTGGTCGCAGACCTCGACCTCGATCTTTGCCGCCAGGGCAAGGACAAGATGTTCAATTTCGCCGCGCACCGGCGGCCGGAGCAATACACTGTCATCACAGAGCGTGCCGGTGTCATAGAGCCGGCCACGCTCGATGCGGTTAAACATCAAGCGGCCAGTCGCGGTGCGGGCCGAAGGAGCTGA